A region of Rhodospirillaceae bacterium DNA encodes the following proteins:
- a CDS encoding virulence-associated protein E — protein MTAETITKALGGCKAGSGWTARCPAHDDRNPSLSISTGKDGKVLLRCHAGCDQAQVIDALRARGLWEHRERHSIKRRTYKANPQKDTPPDRNDAGRTEYALRIWQDSIPMPNTLAETYIQSRGLHLTLTSALRFHGRLKHPSGGLWPAMVALVSRGPDDAPLAIHRTFLAHDGSGKAPVDPQKMMLGPCRGGAVRLGEPADLLMVGEGIETCLAAMQTTGNPAWAALSTSGLKALNLPETAREVIVLADGDDAGEAAARDCALRWQREGRRVRIARPPRGQDFNDMLAGLATQTGEGRK, from the coding sequence ATGACCGCTGAAACCATCACCAAAGCCCTTGGAGGATGCAAGGCCGGGAGCGGATGGACTGCCCGTTGCCCCGCACATGATGACCGCAATCCCAGCCTGTCTATTTCAACCGGGAAGGACGGCAAGGTCCTCCTGCGCTGCCATGCTGGGTGCGATCAGGCCCAGGTAATTGACGCGCTGCGTGCTCGTGGGCTTTGGGAACATCGCGAACGGCACTCGATCAAGCGGAGGACCTATAAGGCAAACCCACAAAAGGATACGCCACCCGACCGCAATGATGCGGGCAGGACGGAATACGCCCTCCGCATTTGGCAAGATTCTATCCCGATGCCGAACACCCTGGCGGAAACCTATATCCAGTCACGTGGCCTGCACCTTACCCTGACATCGGCCCTGCGTTTCCACGGCCGACTGAAACACCCCTCTGGTGGCCTATGGCCAGCCATGGTGGCACTTGTTTCCCGAGGTCCGGACGATGCTCCGTTAGCTATTCATCGCACATTTCTGGCCCATGACGGTTCCGGAAAGGCTCCGGTCGATCCCCAGAAAATGATGCTGGGTCCCTGTCGTGGCGGAGCTGTTCGGCTTGGAGAACCTGCTGATTTGCTGATGGTCGGCGAAGGTATTGAGACCTGCCTCGCCGCCATGCAGACGACGGGTAATCCCGCCTGGGCGGCTCTTTCGACTTCCGGATTGAAGGCATTGAACCTGCCCGAAACTGCTCGTGAGGTGATCGTCCTGGCCGATGGAGACGATGCCGGAGAGGCTGCCGCACGCGACTGCGCCCTGCGTTGGCAGCGGGAAGGACGGCGCGTTCGTATTGCCCGTCCCCCGCGTGGCCAGGATTTCAACGACATGCTGGCGGGCCTTGCGACCCAGACCGGGGAGGGCCGGAAATGA